In Calliopsis andreniformis isolate RMS-2024a chromosome 6, iyCalAndr_principal, whole genome shotgun sequence, a single genomic region encodes these proteins:
- the Dtd gene encoding D-aminoacyl-tRNA deacylase isoform X6: MKAIIQRVTKASVSVDGDIISSIGNGLCVLVGIKKDDSLEDMNYM, translated from the exons ATGAAAGCGATAATACAGCGAGTGACGAAAGCTAGTGTTTCAG TTGATGGTGATATTATTAGTAGCATTGGGAATGGTCTCTGTGTCTTAGTTGGTATAAAGAAAGACGACTCATTGGAGGACATGAATTATATGTaa
- the Dtd gene encoding D-aminoacyl-tRNA deacylase isoform X3, with amino-acid sequence MKAIIQRVTKASVSVDGDIISSIGNGLCVLVGIKKDDSLEDMNYIVRKILNTKIFDGDNDKRTW; translated from the exons ATGAAAGCGATAATACAGCGAGTGACGAAAGCTAGTGTTTCAG TTGATGGTGATATTATTAGTAGCATTGGGAATGGTCTCTGTGTCTTAGTTGGTATAAAGAAAGACGACTCATTGGAGGACATGAATTATAT AGTAAGAAAAATAttgaatacaaaaatttttGATGGTGATAATGATAAAAG AACTTGGTAA
- the Dtd gene encoding D-aminoacyl-tRNA deacylase isoform X1, translated as MKAIIQRVTKASVSVDGDIISSIGNGLCVLVGIKKDDSLEDMNYIVRKILNTKIFDGDNDKRWGASVKDKEYEILCVSQFTLYHNLKGNKLDFHRAMPAQSSELFYNTFLAELGKNYKPELIKDGKFGAMMEVNIQNSGPVTIEIESPIKSNE; from the exons ATGAAAGCGATAATACAGCGAGTGACGAAAGCTAGTGTTTCAG TTGATGGTGATATTATTAGTAGCATTGGGAATGGTCTCTGTGTCTTAGTTGGTATAAAGAAAGACGACTCATTGGAGGACATGAATTATAT AGTAAGAAAAATAttgaatacaaaaatttttGATGGTGATAATGATAAAAGGTGGGGTGCCAGTGTTAAGGATAAAGAGTACGAAATATTATGTGTCAGTCAGTTTACATTATACCATAATTTAAAAGGAAATAAATTAGATTTCCATAGAGCTATGCCTGCACAATCGTCAGAACTATTTTATAACACATTTCTTGCAGAACTTGGTAAAAATTATAAGCCAGAATTAATTAAAG ATGGTAAATTTGGCGCAATGATGGAAGTTAATATACAAAACAGTGGACCTGtaacaatagaaatagaatctCCAATTAAATCTAATGAATAA
- the Dtd gene encoding D-aminoacyl-tRNA deacylase isoform X5: MKAIIQRVTKASVSELGKNYKPELIKDGKFGAMMEVNIQNSGPVTIEIESPIKSNE; the protein is encoded by the exons ATGAAAGCGATAATACAGCGAGTGACGAAAGCTAGTGTTTCAG AACTTGGTAAAAATTATAAGCCAGAATTAATTAAAG ATGGTAAATTTGGCGCAATGATGGAAGTTAATATACAAAACAGTGGACCTGtaacaatagaaatagaatctCCAATTAAATCTAATGAATAA
- the Dtd gene encoding D-aminoacyl-tRNA deacylase isoform X2, with the protein MNYIVRKILNTKIFDGDNDKRWGASVKDKEYEILCVSQFTLYHNLKGNKLDFHRAMPAQSSELFYNTFLAELGKNYKPELIKDGKFGAMMEVNIQNSGPVTIEIESPIKSNE; encoded by the exons ATGAATTATAT AGTAAGAAAAATAttgaatacaaaaatttttGATGGTGATAATGATAAAAGGTGGGGTGCCAGTGTTAAGGATAAAGAGTACGAAATATTATGTGTCAGTCAGTTTACATTATACCATAATTTAAAAGGAAATAAATTAGATTTCCATAGAGCTATGCCTGCACAATCGTCAGAACTATTTTATAACACATTTCTTGCAGAACTTGGTAAAAATTATAAGCCAGAATTAATTAAAG ATGGTAAATTTGGCGCAATGATGGAAGTTAATATACAAAACAGTGGACCTGtaacaatagaaatagaatctCCAATTAAATCTAATGAATAA
- the Dtd gene encoding D-aminoacyl-tRNA deacylase isoform X4, with the protein MPAQSSELFYNTFLAELGKNYKPELIKDGKFGAMMEVNIQNSGPVTIEIESPIKSNE; encoded by the exons ATGCCTGCACAATCGTCAGAACTATTTTATAACACATTTCTTGCAGAACTTGGTAAAAATTATAAGCCAGAATTAATTAAAG ATGGTAAATTTGGCGCAATGATGGAAGTTAATATACAAAACAGTGGACCTGtaacaatagaaatagaatctCCAATTAAATCTAATGAATAA
- the Gcc88 gene encoding GRIP and coiled-coil domain containing 88 kDa: MKLRMQMWKVQVWKLQTRQKLLRKRKKWKMLKTRSYSREIQTDDVDTETVEQLKNQLDTLMNSLATLSAEKSKMEANFQMDKKQLRNERDECEKVIKDLKEKLKKAQTTNYSEIEHVKCKLIMERHEREKEQADHAKMIKELQKLLYDERRNKEQLEAQLKTQFANKTQCKILEAELEITRNKLKQAEEAAKETPPILLSLQSEMALMKKQHLNAIHEEQKRAAAAEQQARALAMTHEARVAGLEARLAELSEIVGGYDRLRQQDQQAIQKLKEQLSNLQDTEHVDYVTLNNEPEEIISKIKSLYTKLLDLDNKKNESVHVKSLLHSLGLYDKQQIVDYKEKYEVLLQEFGDYKQQICKYNTANMSNNIQNQNIAASHDKNSKTQLHLLKAHNSNLEERIRILNNEIMNKEAEMQLKLEHQLKSFQEERSKLAQVLVQKENELRNKISTLEQQVLRQRERSMALIEEKDREILTLKTSFHALLYYPKKENTITETKPNIPKHESKGEPVTDLVTGLLTSDSPPILHYNQELARKEVQVSASRRKVLELEASLREKQREILHIKEKQKEETKSLEAQIARLEACQSREGANLEYLKNVFINYLTTNDVSSKRHMLNAISTVLRFTTEELNKVKH, translated from the exons ATGAAACTGAGAATGCAAATGTGGAAAGTCCAAGTTTGGAAG TTACAGACAAGACAGAAACTTCTTCGCAAACGGAAGAAGTGGAAAATGCTCAAGACACGCAGTTAC TCGCGCGAAATTCAAACAGACGACGTAGACACAGAAACGGTAGAACAATTGAAAAATCAATTGGACACTCTGATGAATTCTTTAGCAACTCTTTCAGCAGAAAAGTCTAAAATGGAAGCGAATTTTCAAATGGATAAAAAACAATTGAGAAACGAGCGAGACGAA TGTGAAAAAGTAATTAAAGACTTAAAGGAGAAATTGAAGAAAGCACAAACTACAAATTACTCAGAGATTGAACATGTGAAATGTAAATTAATCATGGAACGTCATGAGAGGGAAAAAGAGCAAGCTGATCATGCTAAAATGATAAA AGAACTTCAAAAATTATTGTATGATGAGCGACGAAATAAAGAGCAGCTGGAGGCACAATTGAAAACGCAATTTGCAAACAAAACACAATGTAAAATACTTGAAGCTGAATTGGAAATAACTAGGAACAAACTTAAACAGGCAGAAGAAGCAGCCAAAGAGACACCTCCTATTTTACTATCACTTCAATCTGAAATGGCTCTTATGAAAAAACAGCATTTAAATGCAATACATGAA GAACAGAAAAGAGCTGCTGCTGCAGAGCAACAAGCAAGAGCATTAGCAATGACTCATGAAGCAAGAGTAGCAGGCTTGGAAGCAAGATTAGCAGAGCTGTCTGAAATTGTTGGAGGCTATGACAGACTTAGACAACAAGATCAACAGGCTATTCAGAAACTTAAAGAACAGTTATCTAATTTACAAGACACTGAACATGTTGATTATGTTACTTTGAATAATGAACCAGAAGAAATCATTTCCAAAATAAAAAGTCTTTACACGAAATTATTAGATTTAGATAATAAAAAGAATGAATCTGTGCATGTTAAAT cGCTGTTACATAGCTTGGGTTTATATGATAAACAACAAATTGTCGACTATAAGGAAAAGTATGAAGTCTTGTTGCAAGAATTTGGAGATTATAAGCAGCAAATATGTAAATACAATACTGCAAATATGTCTAATAATATTCAAAATCAAAATATAGCAGCATCGCACGACAAAAATAGCAAAACCCAACTTCACCTTCTAAAAGCCCATAACAGTAATTTAGAAGAACGCATACGTATTTTAAATAATGAGATTATGAACAAGGAGGCCGAAATGCAATTAAAACTTGAACATCAATTAAAG TCCTTTCAAGAAGAACGTTCAAAATTGGCACAAGTTTTGGTACAAAAAGAGAATGAACTTCGTAATAAAATATCTACACTAGAGCAACAAGTATTACGTCAACGAGAACGTTCAATGGCTCTCATCGAAGAAAAGGACAGAGAAATTTTAACGTTAAAAACTTCCTTCCATGCATTATTATATTATCCAAAAAAGGAAAATACTATCACAGAAACTAAACCGAACATACCAAAACATGAGAGCAAAGGAGAACCAGTCACTGATTTAGTAACAGGATTATTAACAAGTGACAGTCCTCCAATATTGCATTATAATCAAGAGTTAGCAAGGAAAGAGGTCCAAGTATCTGCTTCTAGAAGGAAAGTTTTGGAATTGGAGGCTTCGTTAAGAGAGAAACAGAGAGAAATTCTTCATataaaagaaaaacagaaagAGGAAACAAAAAGTTTAGAGGCACAAATTGCACG ACTTGAAGCTTGCCAATCTAGAGAAGGTGCcaatcttgaatatttaaagaacGTTTTTATAAATTACTTAACTACAAATGATGTTTCCAGTAAACGTCATATGCTCAATGCTATTTCTACAGTATTACGTTTTActacagaagaattaaataaagTAAAACACTAA